The DNA sequence CCCACCGCGCCGCCCGCACCCGGAAGATCAACCTCGACCGCCAACTCTCCCGCATCCTGGAAAAAGGCGCCCGTGAGGCGGGGGCCGTCGCCCTGTCCCCCACCCTCTTCGTTCAGGCCATGCTCCCGCACCAGGAGGTGTTCGAGCGCGACGCTGACGGCCGCCCCGTCGAGATCCCCGACGGGATCGGCGGCACGATGAGGCTTCTGGCGCGGGAGTACTCGGCCACCAACGGCGAGTTCACGCTCTCCGTCCGTGCCGGCATGGAAAAGGGACCCGGCCACCTCCACCCGCGCGTCTCACGCGGCATCCCGTATGGCGGCCTGGCGCGGCTCCTCCTCGCGTTCATCGTGACCGAGGCCCGCACCAAGGACTCGCCCACCATCGACCTCGGCGGCACCATCAGCGCCTTCTGCGCGCGCATGGACATCACCCCGAGCGGCGGCGACAACGGACGCCTCCGCTACGTCCTCGACCAGCTGCAGCGGCTCGCCACGTGCGTGGTGACCTTCGAGTGGGAAACGATCACGCCCGGGCGCCGCGACCTCAAGGGCGAGCACCTCCTCGTCGTCGACGACTACCACTTCTGGAGCCGGGCGGGCACCCGTACCTCCGAACCCATCGACGGAGGCTCGATCACGCTCTCGGCCAGGTTCTGGAGCGAGATCGTGTCGAGTTGCTTCCCCCTCGACTTCCGCAAGGCGCAGCTTTTCCGCGGCCGACCGGCGGCCTACGACCTCTACCTCTGGCTCACCTACCG is a window from the Rubricoccus marinus genome containing:
- a CDS encoding replication protein RepA encodes the protein MPHPPAGTGASGAHGSPAHRAARTRKINLDRQLSRILEKGAREAGAVALSPTLFVQAMLPHQEVFERDADGRPVEIPDGIGGTMRLLAREYSATNGEFTLSVRAGMEKGPGHLHPRVSRGIPYGGLARLLLAFIVTEARTKDSPTIDLGGTISAFCARMDITPSGGDNGRLRYVLDQLQRLATCVVTFEWETITPGRRDLKGEHLLVVDDYHFWSRAGTRTSEPIDGGSITLSARFWSEIVSSCFPLDFRKAQLFRGRPAAYDLYLWLTYRLAGMQRTGRPRIVVSYDDLHAQLGSHYQSDEHGVLTARGKKDFAYQVRKALRAIRGVWPELFYETPRGRIVLHSTGPDVEYRPPKKPKA